One segment of Brassica napus cultivar Da-Ae chromosome C3, Da-Ae, whole genome shotgun sequence DNA contains the following:
- the LOC106427429 gene encoding serine/threonine protein phosphatase 2A 55 kDa regulatory subunit B alpha isoform isoform X3: protein MNGEVVAASAEPSPPLEWRFSQVFGERSAGEEVHEVDVISAIQFDNSGDHLATGDRGGRVVLFERTDAKNSSGGARRDLEEADYPLRHPEFRYKTEFQSHDPEFDYLKSLEIEEKINKIRWCQTANGALFLLSTNDKTIKFWKVQDKKIKKICDVNSDPSRTVVNGEVPEANSSSLRLPVVVTSHESSPVARCRRVYSHAHDYHINSISNNSDGETFISADDLRINLWNLEITNQSFNIVDVKPEKMEDLSEVITSAEFHPTHCNMLAYSSSKGSIRLIDLRQSALCDSHSKLFEEPEAAGSKSFFTEIIASVSDIKFAKEGRYLLSRDYMTLKLWDINMDSGPVSTFQVHEHLKPKLCDLYENDSIFDKFECCISGNGLRAATGSYSNLFRVFGVSPGSTETASLEASRNPTRRHVPVPSSPFKALSRVVSRGSESAGVDGNSDALDYTTKLLHLAWHPSENSIACASGNSLYMYYA from the exons atgaaCGGTGAGGTCGTCGCGGCTTCAGCAGAGCCATCTCCGCCTCTGGAATGGAGATTCTCCCAGGTCTTCGGTGAACGAAGCGCCGGTGAAGAAGTTCACGAAG TTGATGTGATTTCAGCTATCCAGTTTGATAACTCCGGCGACCACCTCGCTACTGGGGACCGTGGAGGAAGGGTTGTTCTTTTCGAGAGAACCGATGCCAAGAAT AGCAGTGGAGGAGCTAGAAGGGATCTTGAAGAAGCAGACTATCCACTAAGGCACCCCGAGTTTCGTTATAAAACAGAGTTTCAGAGTCATGACCCTGAG TTTGATTATCTCAAGAGTTTGGAGATAGaggagaaaataaacaaaatcagATGGTGTCAAACAGCGAATGGCGCTCTTTTTCTCCTATCCACAAACGATAAAACCATCAAGTTTTGGAAG GTTCAAGACAAGAAGATCAAAAAGATTTGTGATGTAAATTCAGATCCTTCAAGAACGGTTGTGAACGGAGAAGTACCTGAAGCGAACAGCTCATCGCTGCGGTTGCCAGTGGTA GTAACAAGTCATGAGTCGAGCCCTGTGGCTAGATGTCGAAGAGTATATTCTCATGCTCATGATTATCATATCAATTCAATCTCAAATAATAG TGACGGAGAAACATTTATTTCTGCTGATGATTTGCGAATAAATCTTTGGAATCTGGAGATTACCAATCAAAGTTTCAATATTGTTGATGTCAAGCCTGAGAAAATGGAAGATCTATCTG AGGTTATCACATCAGCAGAGTTTCATCCTACGCATTGCAACATGTTAGCTTATAGCAGTTCTAAAGGCTCAATACGCTTGATTGATTTGCGCCAATCAGCTTTATGTGATTCACATTCCAAATT GTTTGAGGAACCAGAAGCAGCTGGTTCTAAATCGTTCTTCACTGAGATTATTGCTTCAGTGTCAGACATCAAATTTGCAAAAGAAGGAAGATACTTACTTAGCCGTGACTACATGACACTTAAG TTATGGGACATCAACATGGATTCAGGTCCGGTATCAACTTTCCAGGTTCATGAACATCTGAAACCGAAG CTCTGTGATTTATATGAAAATGATTCCATATTTGACAAGTTCGAGTGTTGTATAAGTGGCAATGGATTGCGAGCAGCTACTGGTTCTTACAG CAATTTGTTCCGTGTGTTTGGTGTTTCCCCGGGAAGCACCGAGACTGCAAGCTTAGAAGCAAGCAGAAATCCAACGAG GAGACATGTCCCAGTTCCCTCGAGTCCATTCAAAGCACTAAGCCGTGTTGTAAGTAGAG GATCAGAGAGTGCTGGAGTCGATGGGAATAGCGATGCACTTGATTACACAACAAAGTTGCTGCATCTTGCTTGGCATCCAAGCGAGAACTCAATTGCCTGCGCTTCTGGAAATAGCTTGTACATGTACTATGCTTAA
- the LOC106427499 gene encoding mitogen-activated protein kinase kinase 4-like (The RefSeq protein has 1 substitution compared to this genomic sequence), with protein MKPVQSAPVKSRPRRRPDLSLPLPQRDVSLAVPLPLPPTSGGSSSSSSSTSSSSSAAPKNYSDLERGNRIGSGAGGTVYKVTHRPSSRVYALKVIYGNHEENVRRQICREIEILRDVSHQNIVKCHEMFDQNGEIQVLLEFMDGGSLENRHVSNERDLAHLSHQILNGLAYLHGRHIVHRDIKPSNLLINSDKIVKIADFGVSRILAQTMDPCNSSVGTIAYMSPERINTDLNQGRYDGYAGDIWSLGVSILEFYLGRFPFNVSRQGDWASLMCAICMSQPPEAPAAASPDFRHFISCCLQREPGRRMTATQLLQHPFIRRAVSQGLNRSPQNLHQLLPPPPPRTLSSSSSSSPTT; from the coding sequence ATGAAACCGGTTCAATCCGCTCCGGTTAAGAGCCGTCCCCGCCGCCGCCCAGACCTCTCCTTACCTCTCCCTCAGCGCGACGTCTCCCTCGCCGTCCCTCTCCCCCTCCCACCGACATCCGgcggctcctcctcctcctcctcctcctcctcctcctcctcctccgccgctcCGAAAAACTACTCAGATCTAGAGCGTGGGAACCGGATCGGGAGCGGAGCAGGCGGGACGGTGTACAAAGTGACACACCGTCCGAGCTCCCGCGTGTACGCGCTCAAGGTGATCTACGGAAACCACGAGGAGAACGTCCGCCGCCAGATCTGCAGAGAGATCGAGATCCTCCGAGACGTGAGCCACCAGAACATCGTCAAGTGCCACGAGATGTTCGACCAGAACGGCGAGATCCAGGTCCTGCTCGAGTTCATGGACGGAGGATCTTTAGAGAACCGCCACGTGTCGAACGAGCGTGACTTGGCCCATCTCTCTCACCAGATCTTGAACGGCTTAGCGTATCTCCACGGCCGCCATATagtccatagagatatcaaGCCCTCGAATCTGCTCATCAACTCGGATAAAATAGTCAAGATTGCTGACTTCGGAGTGAGTAGGATCTTGGCGCAGACCATGGATCCCTGCAACTCCTCTGTCGGGACGATTGCTTACATGAGTCCTGAGAGGATTAATACTGATTTGAACCAGGGGAGGTACGACGGTTACGCTGGGGATATCTGGAGCTTAGGTGTTAGCATTCTTGAGTTTTACCTTGGGAGGTTTCCTTTCAATGTGAGTAGGCAGGGGGACTGGGCGAGCCTCATGTGTGCTATCTGTATGTCGCAGCCGCCGGAAGCTCCGGCGGCTGCGTCTCCGGATTTTCGTCATTTTATCTCGTGTTGCTTGCAGAGGGAACCGGGGAGGAGGATGACTGCGACTCAGCTTTTGCAGCATCCGTTCATACGGAGGGCTGTGAGTCAGGGGCTGAACAGGTCTCCTCAGAACCTGCATCAGCTcttgcctcctcctcctcctcgtactctgtcttcgtcttcttcttcttccccaacGACGTAG
- the LOC106427429 gene encoding serine/threonine protein phosphatase 2A 55 kDa regulatory subunit B alpha isoform isoform X4, whose translation MNGEVVAASAEPSPPLEWRFSQVFGERSAGEEVHEVDVISAIQFDNSGDHLATGDRGGRVVLFERTDAKNSSGGARRDLEEADYPLRHPEFRYKTEFQSHDPEFDYLKSLEIEEKINKIRWCQTANGALFLLSTNDKTIKFWKVQDKKIKKICDVNSDPSRTVVNGEVPEANSSSLRLPVVTSHESSPVARCRRVYSHAHDYHINSISNNSDGETFISADDLRINLWNLEITNQSFNIVDVKPEKMEDLSEVITSAEFHPTHCNMLAYSSSKGSIRLIDLRQSALCDSHSKLFEEPEAAGSKSFFTEIIASVSDIKFAKEGRYLLSRDYMTLKLWDINMDSGPVSTFQVHEHLKPKLCDLYENDSIFDKFECCISGNGLRAATGSYSNLFRVFGVSPGSTETASLEASRNPTRRHVPVPSSPFKALSRVVSRGSESAGVDGNSDALDYTTKLLHLAWHPSENSIACASGNSLYMYYA comes from the exons atgaaCGGTGAGGTCGTCGCGGCTTCAGCAGAGCCATCTCCGCCTCTGGAATGGAGATTCTCCCAGGTCTTCGGTGAACGAAGCGCCGGTGAAGAAGTTCACGAAG TTGATGTGATTTCAGCTATCCAGTTTGATAACTCCGGCGACCACCTCGCTACTGGGGACCGTGGAGGAAGGGTTGTTCTTTTCGAGAGAACCGATGCCAAGAAT AGCAGTGGAGGAGCTAGAAGGGATCTTGAAGAAGCAGACTATCCACTAAGGCACCCCGAGTTTCGTTATAAAACAGAGTTTCAGAGTCATGACCCTGAG TTTGATTATCTCAAGAGTTTGGAGATAGaggagaaaataaacaaaatcagATGGTGTCAAACAGCGAATGGCGCTCTTTTTCTCCTATCCACAAACGATAAAACCATCAAGTTTTGGAAG GTTCAAGACAAGAAGATCAAAAAGATTTGTGATGTAAATTCAGATCCTTCAAGAACGGTTGTGAACGGAGAAGTACCTGAAGCGAACAGCTCATCGCTGCGGTTGCCAGTG GTAACAAGTCATGAGTCGAGCCCTGTGGCTAGATGTCGAAGAGTATATTCTCATGCTCATGATTATCATATCAATTCAATCTCAAATAATAG TGACGGAGAAACATTTATTTCTGCTGATGATTTGCGAATAAATCTTTGGAATCTGGAGATTACCAATCAAAGTTTCAATATTGTTGATGTCAAGCCTGAGAAAATGGAAGATCTATCTG AGGTTATCACATCAGCAGAGTTTCATCCTACGCATTGCAACATGTTAGCTTATAGCAGTTCTAAAGGCTCAATACGCTTGATTGATTTGCGCCAATCAGCTTTATGTGATTCACATTCCAAATT GTTTGAGGAACCAGAAGCAGCTGGTTCTAAATCGTTCTTCACTGAGATTATTGCTTCAGTGTCAGACATCAAATTTGCAAAAGAAGGAAGATACTTACTTAGCCGTGACTACATGACACTTAAG TTATGGGACATCAACATGGATTCAGGTCCGGTATCAACTTTCCAGGTTCATGAACATCTGAAACCGAAG CTCTGTGATTTATATGAAAATGATTCCATATTTGACAAGTTCGAGTGTTGTATAAGTGGCAATGGATTGCGAGCAGCTACTGGTTCTTACAG CAATTTGTTCCGTGTGTTTGGTGTTTCCCCGGGAAGCACCGAGACTGCAAGCTTAGAAGCAAGCAGAAATCCAACGAG GAGACATGTCCCAGTTCCCTCGAGTCCATTCAAAGCACTAAGCCGTGTTGTAAGTAGAG GATCAGAGAGTGCTGGAGTCGATGGGAATAGCGATGCACTTGATTACACAACAAAGTTGCTGCATCTTGCTTGGCATCCAAGCGAGAACTCAATTGCCTGCGCTTCTGGAAATAGCTTGTACATGTACTATGCTTAA
- the LOC106427438 gene encoding dof zinc finger protein DOF1.7 encodes MQEDMTSAAAYYPHQSMIMTAKQQQQPELPEQEQLNCPRCASPNTKFCYYNNYNLSQPRHFCKNCRRYWTKGGSLRNIPVGGGTRKNSSKRSSVGSSSSSSSSSSPKSKTVAVSDQESRNTGNSGQEMDPTRMLYGLPVGDPSGGSFSSLLVSNMQQIRGVNYETGSGWYPGMELGLGSGIRRNDDAALTDEQN; translated from the coding sequence ATGCAGGAGGATATGACGTCAGCAGCAGCGTATTACCCCCACCAATCGATGATCATGACCGcgaagcagcagcagcaaccgGAGTTACCGGAGCAAGAGCAGCTAAACTGCCCTCGCTGTGCCTCACCCAACACCAAGTTCTGTTACTACAACAACTACAACCTCTCACAGCCACGTCACTTCTGCAAAAACTGCCGTCGTTACTGGACCAAAGGCGGTTCCCTTCGTAACATCCCCGTCGGCGGCGGAACTCGCAAGAACAGTAGCAAACGATCCTCTGTCGgatcgtcttcttcttcgtcgtcgagCAGCAGTCCGAAGAGTAAAACGGTCGCTGTTTCCGACCAAGAGAGTAGAAACACGGGGAATTCGGGTCAGGAAATGGATCCGACCCGGATGTTATACGGGTTACCCGTTGGAGATCCGAGTGGTGGGAGTTTCAGTTCGCTGTTGGTTTCGAATATGCAGCAGATTAGAGGGGTTAACTACGAAACCGGGTCGGGTTGGTATCCGGGGATGGAGTTGGGTTTGGGTTCGGGTATTCGGAGGAATGATGACGCCGCGTTGACTGATGAACAGAATTGA
- the LOC106427489 gene encoding ubiquitin carboxyl-terminal hydrolase 6 — protein MLTVSVKWQKKVFEGIEIDVSLPPYVFKAQLYDLTGVPPERQKIMVKGGLLKDDADWSSIGVKDGQKLMMMGTADEIVKAPEKAIVFAEDLPEEEQATNLGYSAGLVNLGNTCYMNSTVQCLKSVPELKSALSNYSLAGRSNDVDQTSHMLTVATRELFGDLDRSVNAVSPTQFWMVLRKKFPQFSQLQNGMHMQQDAEECWTQLLYTLSQSLKAPTSSEDSDAVKALFGVNLRSRVHCQESGEESSETESVYSLKCHISHEVNHLHEGLKHGLKGELEKTSPALGRTAVYLKESLIDSLPRYLTVQFVRFFWKRETNQKAKILRKVDYPLELDIYDLCSEELRKKLEAPRQKLRDEEGKKLGLQTKSSSKDGDVKMTDAEAPSNESGESSTAAQQEGASSSEKGTHMTGIYDLVSVLTHKGRSADSGHYVAWVKQESGKWIQYDDSYPSVQREEDITKLSGGGDWHMAYIIMYKARFVSM, from the exons ATGCTCACag TAAGCGTAAAGTGGCAGAAGAAGGTGTTTGAAGGTATCGAGATTGATGTTTCTCTGCCTCCTTATGTCTTCAAGGCTCAGCTGTATGATTTGACTGGTGTTCCTCCTGAGAGGCAAAAGATCATGGTCAAAGGTGGCCTCTTGAAG GATGATGCAGATTGGTCTTCTATTGGAGTGAAAGAT GGTCAAAAACTGATGATGATGGGAACTGCTGATGAGATAGTGAAGGCTCCTGAAAAGGCTATTGTTTTTGCTGAGGATCTGCCTGAAGAAGAGCAAGCCACCAATCTg GGTTACAGTGCGGGCCTTGTCAATCTGGGGAACACGTGTTACATGAACTCCACGGTGCAGTGCTTAAAATCTGTTCCAGAGTTGAAATCTGCATTATCCAA TTACTCACTTGCTGGACGAAGCAATGATGTGGACCAGACTTCTCACATGCTCACAGTTGCCACGCGTGAGCTGTTTGGTGATCTTGATAGAAGTGTCAATGCTGTTTCCCCTACTCAGTTCTGGATG GTACTGAGAAAAAAATTCCCTCAGTTTAGTCAGTTGCAGAATGGAATGCACATGCAGCAG GATGCTGAAGAATGTTGGACGCAACTGTTGTACACTCTCTCTCAGTCCCTAAAAGCCCCAACTTCCAGCGAAGACTCTGACGCTGTGAAAGCTCTTTTTGGTGTCAATCTTCGGAGCAG GGTTCATTGTCAAGAGAGTGGCGAAGAAAGCTCAGAGACGGAATCTGTATATTCTCTAAAATGCCATATATCACACGAGGTGAACCACTTGCATGAAGGATTAAAACAT GGACTTAAAGGAGAACTTGAAAAAACATCTCCTGCTCTTGGCCGTACTGCTGTTTACCTCAAGGAGTCCCTTATAGATTCCTTGCCAAG GTACTTGACGGTTCAGTTTGTGCGTTTCTTCTGGAAAAGGGAGACTAATCAGAAAGCAAAGATTCTCAGG AAAGTGGATTATCCGCTGGAGTTGGATATTTATGACCTTTGTTCTGAGGAACTCCGTAAGAAGCTGGAAGCTCCTCGCCAG aaACTGAGAGATGAGGAGGGGAAAAAGCTTGGTCTGCAAACTAAGAGTAGCTCAAAGGACGGCGATGTGAAAATGACCGATGCAGAG GCGCCATCAAATGAGAGTGGAGAATCATCCACCGCTGCCCAACAGGAAG GTGCTTCTTCTTCTGAGAAAGGGACTCACATGACTGGAATCTATGACTTGGTCTCTGTGCTGACCCACAAGGGGAGGAGTGCGGACTCTGGTCACTATGTTGCATGGGTTAAGCAAGAGAGTG GCAAATGGATTCAGTATGATGATAGCTACCCAAGCGTACAACGCGAGGAAGACATCACAAAGCTCTCCGGAGGAG GTGATTGGCATATGGCGTACATCATTATGTACAAAGCCCGCTTCGTCTCCATGTGA
- the LOC106427429 gene encoding serine/threonine protein phosphatase 2A 55 kDa regulatory subunit B alpha isoform isoform X1, producing the protein MNGEVVAASAEPSPPLEWRFSQVFGERSAGEEVHEVDVISAIQFDNSGDHLATGDRGGRVVLFERTDAKNSSGGARRDLEEADYPLRHPEFRYKTEFQSHDPEFDYLKSLEIEEKINKIRWCQTANGALFLLSTNDKTIKFWKVQDKKIKKICDVNSDPSRTVVNGEVPEANSSSLRLPVVVTSHESSPVARCRRVYSHAHDYHINSISNNSDGETFISADDLRINLWNLEITNQSFNIVDVKPEKMEDLSEVITSAEFHPTHCNMLAYSSSKGSIRLIDLRQSALCDSHSKLFEEPEAAGSKSFFTEIIASVSDIKFAKEGRYLLSRDYMTLKLWDINMDSGPVSTFQVHEHLKPKLCDLYENDSIFDKFECCISGNGLRAATGSYSNLFRVFGVSPGSTETASLEASRNPTRRHVPVPSSPFKALSRVVSRGSESAGVDGNSDALDYTTKLLHLAWHPSENSIACASGNSLYMQSVKTNLGSVQIHLCTLETTL; encoded by the exons atgaaCGGTGAGGTCGTCGCGGCTTCAGCAGAGCCATCTCCGCCTCTGGAATGGAGATTCTCCCAGGTCTTCGGTGAACGAAGCGCCGGTGAAGAAGTTCACGAAG TTGATGTGATTTCAGCTATCCAGTTTGATAACTCCGGCGACCACCTCGCTACTGGGGACCGTGGAGGAAGGGTTGTTCTTTTCGAGAGAACCGATGCCAAGAAT AGCAGTGGAGGAGCTAGAAGGGATCTTGAAGAAGCAGACTATCCACTAAGGCACCCCGAGTTTCGTTATAAAACAGAGTTTCAGAGTCATGACCCTGAG TTTGATTATCTCAAGAGTTTGGAGATAGaggagaaaataaacaaaatcagATGGTGTCAAACAGCGAATGGCGCTCTTTTTCTCCTATCCACAAACGATAAAACCATCAAGTTTTGGAAG GTTCAAGACAAGAAGATCAAAAAGATTTGTGATGTAAATTCAGATCCTTCAAGAACGGTTGTGAACGGAGAAGTACCTGAAGCGAACAGCTCATCGCTGCGGTTGCCAGTGGTA GTAACAAGTCATGAGTCGAGCCCTGTGGCTAGATGTCGAAGAGTATATTCTCATGCTCATGATTATCATATCAATTCAATCTCAAATAATAG TGACGGAGAAACATTTATTTCTGCTGATGATTTGCGAATAAATCTTTGGAATCTGGAGATTACCAATCAAAGTTTCAATATTGTTGATGTCAAGCCTGAGAAAATGGAAGATCTATCTG AGGTTATCACATCAGCAGAGTTTCATCCTACGCATTGCAACATGTTAGCTTATAGCAGTTCTAAAGGCTCAATACGCTTGATTGATTTGCGCCAATCAGCTTTATGTGATTCACATTCCAAATT GTTTGAGGAACCAGAAGCAGCTGGTTCTAAATCGTTCTTCACTGAGATTATTGCTTCAGTGTCAGACATCAAATTTGCAAAAGAAGGAAGATACTTACTTAGCCGTGACTACATGACACTTAAG TTATGGGACATCAACATGGATTCAGGTCCGGTATCAACTTTCCAGGTTCATGAACATCTGAAACCGAAG CTCTGTGATTTATATGAAAATGATTCCATATTTGACAAGTTCGAGTGTTGTATAAGTGGCAATGGATTGCGAGCAGCTACTGGTTCTTACAG CAATTTGTTCCGTGTGTTTGGTGTTTCCCCGGGAAGCACCGAGACTGCAAGCTTAGAAGCAAGCAGAAATCCAACGAG GAGACATGTCCCAGTTCCCTCGAGTCCATTCAAAGCACTAAGCCGTGTTGTAAGTAGAG GATCAGAGAGTGCTGGAGTCGATGGGAATAGCGATGCACTTGATTACACAACAAAGTTGCTGCATCTTGCTTGGCATCCAAGCGAGAACTCAATTGCCTGCGCTTCTGGAAATAGCTTGTACAT GCAATCAGTGAAAACCAATCTTGGAAGTGTACAGATTCACTTGTGCACCTTGGAAACTACTTTATAG
- the LOC106427429 gene encoding serine/threonine protein phosphatase 2A 55 kDa regulatory subunit B alpha isoform isoform X2 → MNGEVVAASAEPSPPLEWRFSQVFGERSAGEEVHEVDVISAIQFDNSGDHLATGDRGGRVVLFERTDAKNSSGGARRDLEEADYPLRHPEFRYKTEFQSHDPEFDYLKSLEIEEKINKIRWCQTANGALFLLSTNDKTIKFWKVQDKKIKKICDVNSDPSRTVVNGEVPEANSSSLRLPVVTSHESSPVARCRRVYSHAHDYHINSISNNSDGETFISADDLRINLWNLEITNQSFNIVDVKPEKMEDLSEVITSAEFHPTHCNMLAYSSSKGSIRLIDLRQSALCDSHSKLFEEPEAAGSKSFFTEIIASVSDIKFAKEGRYLLSRDYMTLKLWDINMDSGPVSTFQVHEHLKPKLCDLYENDSIFDKFECCISGNGLRAATGSYSNLFRVFGVSPGSTETASLEASRNPTRRHVPVPSSPFKALSRVVSRGSESAGVDGNSDALDYTTKLLHLAWHPSENSIACASGNSLYMQSVKTNLGSVQIHLCTLETTL, encoded by the exons atgaaCGGTGAGGTCGTCGCGGCTTCAGCAGAGCCATCTCCGCCTCTGGAATGGAGATTCTCCCAGGTCTTCGGTGAACGAAGCGCCGGTGAAGAAGTTCACGAAG TTGATGTGATTTCAGCTATCCAGTTTGATAACTCCGGCGACCACCTCGCTACTGGGGACCGTGGAGGAAGGGTTGTTCTTTTCGAGAGAACCGATGCCAAGAAT AGCAGTGGAGGAGCTAGAAGGGATCTTGAAGAAGCAGACTATCCACTAAGGCACCCCGAGTTTCGTTATAAAACAGAGTTTCAGAGTCATGACCCTGAG TTTGATTATCTCAAGAGTTTGGAGATAGaggagaaaataaacaaaatcagATGGTGTCAAACAGCGAATGGCGCTCTTTTTCTCCTATCCACAAACGATAAAACCATCAAGTTTTGGAAG GTTCAAGACAAGAAGATCAAAAAGATTTGTGATGTAAATTCAGATCCTTCAAGAACGGTTGTGAACGGAGAAGTACCTGAAGCGAACAGCTCATCGCTGCGGTTGCCAGTG GTAACAAGTCATGAGTCGAGCCCTGTGGCTAGATGTCGAAGAGTATATTCTCATGCTCATGATTATCATATCAATTCAATCTCAAATAATAG TGACGGAGAAACATTTATTTCTGCTGATGATTTGCGAATAAATCTTTGGAATCTGGAGATTACCAATCAAAGTTTCAATATTGTTGATGTCAAGCCTGAGAAAATGGAAGATCTATCTG AGGTTATCACATCAGCAGAGTTTCATCCTACGCATTGCAACATGTTAGCTTATAGCAGTTCTAAAGGCTCAATACGCTTGATTGATTTGCGCCAATCAGCTTTATGTGATTCACATTCCAAATT GTTTGAGGAACCAGAAGCAGCTGGTTCTAAATCGTTCTTCACTGAGATTATTGCTTCAGTGTCAGACATCAAATTTGCAAAAGAAGGAAGATACTTACTTAGCCGTGACTACATGACACTTAAG TTATGGGACATCAACATGGATTCAGGTCCGGTATCAACTTTCCAGGTTCATGAACATCTGAAACCGAAG CTCTGTGATTTATATGAAAATGATTCCATATTTGACAAGTTCGAGTGTTGTATAAGTGGCAATGGATTGCGAGCAGCTACTGGTTCTTACAG CAATTTGTTCCGTGTGTTTGGTGTTTCCCCGGGAAGCACCGAGACTGCAAGCTTAGAAGCAAGCAGAAATCCAACGAG GAGACATGTCCCAGTTCCCTCGAGTCCATTCAAAGCACTAAGCCGTGTTGTAAGTAGAG GATCAGAGAGTGCTGGAGTCGATGGGAATAGCGATGCACTTGATTACACAACAAAGTTGCTGCATCTTGCTTGGCATCCAAGCGAGAACTCAATTGCCTGCGCTTCTGGAAATAGCTTGTACAT GCAATCAGTGAAAACCAATCTTGGAAGTGTACAGATTCACTTGTGCACCTTGGAAACTACTTTATAG